From one Halosimplex rubrum genomic stretch:
- a CDS encoding twin-arginine translocase subunit TatC, whose translation MAAAIDEDTKRTVAQGRATLGSMIGSAREDLQKAFMVFVIGFMGTFYALRLYVWDQLKADLNQNPDIQIVATTPFDVILLQAKIGMFVGVLMALPVVVYFGRDALRARGWWPAEDVPRWKLAVPTLLSVVLFAAGLAYAYYLFFPLMLGFLAGNAVNAGFEPAWSIVKWTQFIAFLGLSFGLAAQLPLAMSSLAYLRIVSYQAMRDRWRYAVLGIVTFGAFFSPPDPLTQLMWAIPLIGLYGFSLALARFAELLRRSADEVSAGMVARRYWNKLLAVALVAAGAGYLFVTRYGVAAVNETLATLPENFQYGPYPTLTELTGLDTQLVAALVGLVVAAVAAGAAIFYFSIKELDAARDPAEPQGSPTDIDLLALSAAAIPAAPPERFEEMDESEATELAREALQEQEDPDKAQAILDRFDEVQEAQEARAEATAEEGGDAADGEGAATEDEEGGLLTSTTAGVVDSFTEEETTEDDIGGYYYDIAFILESLTSRAFRIVGLFGIIMAATFVFLYQGGINTLRKAFFGQMPESQIAQADIVTLHPAEALIFEIKFATLLGLVATFPLILYYAWPRLKERGLVGGDRRVLGAWAVTLVVGIVGGSIVGFLYVAPAIISWLAADAIESSMVIYYRINKFGWLVVLTTVGFGLLVEVPVTMFLFHRGNLISFQTMFDRWRTVVMAIVVVAAFITPSSLLTMLVFAIPVAVAYMIGLGLLWLYTLGGRRTPSREGEAAD comes from the coding sequence ATGGCTGCCGCGATCGACGAGGACACGAAGCGGACCGTCGCACAGGGTCGCGCGACCCTCGGGTCCATGATCGGCAGCGCCCGCGAGGACCTCCAGAAGGCGTTCATGGTCTTCGTCATCGGGTTCATGGGGACGTTCTACGCGCTTCGGCTCTACGTCTGGGACCAGCTCAAAGCCGACCTGAACCAGAACCCGGACATCCAGATCGTCGCGACCACGCCGTTCGACGTGATCCTCCTGCAGGCGAAGATCGGCATGTTCGTCGGCGTCCTCATGGCACTGCCCGTCGTCGTCTACTTCGGCCGCGACGCCCTGCGAGCGCGGGGCTGGTGGCCCGCCGAGGACGTGCCCAGGTGGAAACTCGCGGTCCCGACGCTGCTCTCGGTGGTCCTGTTCGCGGCCGGCCTCGCCTACGCCTACTACCTCTTCTTCCCGCTCATGCTCGGGTTCCTCGCCGGCAACGCCGTCAACGCCGGCTTCGAGCCCGCGTGGTCGATCGTCAAGTGGACGCAGTTCATCGCCTTCCTCGGCCTCTCTTTCGGCCTCGCCGCGCAGCTGCCGCTGGCGATGAGCTCGCTCGCCTACCTGCGAATCGTGAGCTACCAGGCGATGCGCGACCGCTGGCGCTACGCCGTCCTCGGGATCGTCACGTTCGGCGCCTTCTTCTCGCCGCCGGACCCGCTCACCCAGCTCATGTGGGCCATCCCGCTGATCGGCCTCTACGGCTTCAGCCTCGCGCTCGCCCGCTTCGCCGAACTGCTCCGGCGCTCGGCCGACGAGGTCTCGGCCGGCATGGTCGCCCGCCGCTACTGGAACAAGCTCCTCGCCGTCGCGCTGGTCGCCGCCGGCGCCGGCTACCTCTTCGTCACCCGCTACGGCGTCGCCGCCGTCAACGAGACCCTCGCCACCCTCCCCGAGAACTTCCAGTACGGGCCCTACCCGACGCTCACCGAACTCACGGGGCTGGACACCCAGCTCGTCGCCGCGCTCGTCGGTCTGGTCGTCGCCGCCGTCGCCGCCGGGGCCGCGATCTTCTACTTCTCGATCAAGGAACTCGACGCCGCGCGGGACCCCGCCGAACCGCAGGGCTCGCCGACCGACATCGACCTGCTGGCGCTGTCGGCGGCGGCCATCCCCGCCGCCCCGCCCGAGCGCTTCGAGGAGATGGACGAGAGCGAGGCGACCGAACTCGCCCGCGAGGCCCTCCAGGAACAGGAGGACCCCGACAAGGCCCAGGCCATCCTCGACCGCTTCGACGAGGTCCAAGAGGCTCAGGAGGCCCGCGCCGAAGCCACGGCGGAGGAGGGCGGCGACGCCGCTGACGGTGAGGGTGCCGCCACCGAGGACGAGGAGGGCGGGCTCCTCACCTCGACGACCGCTGGCGTCGTCGACTCGTTCACCGAGGAGGAGACCACCGAGGACGACATCGGCGGCTACTACTACGACATCGCGTTCATCCTCGAGAGCCTCACCTCGCGGGCGTTCCGCATCGTCGGCCTGTTCGGTATCATCATGGCCGCCACGTTCGTCTTCCTCTACCAGGGCGGGATCAACACGCTGCGGAAGGCCTTCTTCGGGCAGATGCCCGAGAGCCAGATCGCCCAGGCCGACATCGTGACGCTGCACCCGGCGGAGGCGCTCATCTTCGAGATCAAGTTCGCGACGCTTCTGGGCCTGGTCGCGACGTTCCCGCTGATCCTCTACTACGCCTGGCCCCGGCTGAAAGAGCGCGGGCTGGTCGGCGGCGACCGCCGCGTGCTCGGCGCGTGGGCCGTCACCTTAGTCGTCGGCATCGTCGGCGGGTCGATCGTCGGCTTCCTCTACGTCGCGCCGGCGATCATCTCCTGGCTGGCGGCCGACGCCATCGAGTCGAGCATGGTCATCTACTACCGGATCAACAAGTTCGGGTGGCTGGTCGTGCTGACGACCGTCGGCTTCGGCCTGCTCGTCGAGGTCCCGGTGACGATGTTCCTCTTCCACCGCGGCAACCTGATCTCCTTCCAGACGATGTTCGACCGCTGGCGGACCGTCGTCATGGCCATCGTCGTCGTCGCCGCGTTCATCACGCCCTCCAGCCTACTGACGATGCTCGTGTTCGCCATCCCCGTCGCCGTCGCCTACATGATCGGTCTGGGACTGCTGTGGCTGTACACCCTCGGCGGCCGCCGCACACCCAGCCGCGAGGGCGAAGCCGCCGACTGA
- a CDS encoding twin-arginine translocase subunit TatC, translated as MTDERPGDGDDEEGAAGPRDDERGSDGSVDETAEPSDDGRGASDSPDESISGSADDPDRYDPAAERRTDANPSPRPDNLPGDDDRSDRDDGEGDTSDSLGYPGADDDETPGDPSEWVDDGEDTDADAGDTDAGDTDAVPADTVEGGAAADGGSDATEFGGDINPHADPSSGGPAEGAPTAPVDEGIGGAPDDQEMPLAQHIEEMVRRLGVVVVVMALVSGLTFPFADRLITFLWYSFLEGSPQVCPTTSPSADAACPYLFQPLALMFARLKVASLVGFVIALPVTVYESYLFMRPGLYPRERRYYLASVPTSLVLAGVGILFAYLLVLPTLFVYFTGYTAQAAEVTFSLTETFNLIVMMLGFFALVFQIPLLIMLAVMMGVTSRAWLAARRIYFWGGFATVAFLFSPDPTGMAPILVAATMIVLFEGTLLLLYWTGEAAGVTAEDLAARRPFVWLGALVVGYVVSTAPLPSGYYDQLPAAFTSILADLSATRLTPLVIGLGLVAVYEAVLYLDRNVGGRSSVYSYLARGRVAVWPLSLFVGYLGSPDPALLQRIDAVDLSTAESAGVVVGLIVTYEFLLVVVDWIENRG; from the coding sequence ATGACTGACGAGCGGCCCGGCGACGGCGACGACGAGGAGGGAGCCGCCGGTCCGCGCGACGACGAACGGGGGTCGGACGGCTCCGTTGACGAAACAGCGGAGCCGTCCGACGACGGACGGGGGGCGAGCGACTCGCCCGACGAGTCGATCTCGGGGAGTGCCGACGACCCCGATCGCTACGACCCGGCCGCCGAGCGGCGGACCGACGCCAACCCCTCGCCGCGGCCGGACAACCTCCCCGGCGACGACGACCGGTCCGACCGGGACGACGGCGAGGGCGACACCTCGGACTCCCTGGGCTACCCCGGGGCCGACGATGACGAGACGCCCGGCGACCCCTCCGAGTGGGTCGACGACGGGGAAGACACCGACGCCGACGCCGGCGACACCGACGCCGGCGATACCGACGCCGTACCCGCCGACACGGTCGAGGGCGGCGCCGCCGCCGACGGCGGCTCGGACGCCACCGAGTTCGGCGGCGACATCAACCCGCACGCAGACCCCTCCTCGGGCGGGCCGGCGGAGGGCGCACCGACCGCACCGGTCGACGAGGGCATCGGCGGCGCCCCGGACGACCAGGAGATGCCGCTGGCCCAGCACATCGAAGAGATGGTCCGCCGGCTGGGCGTCGTCGTCGTCGTGATGGCGCTGGTCAGCGGGCTCACGTTCCCCTTCGCCGACCGACTCATCACGTTTCTGTGGTACTCCTTCCTCGAGGGGTCGCCGCAGGTCTGTCCGACGACTTCCCCGTCCGCCGACGCGGCCTGTCCGTACCTGTTCCAGCCGCTCGCACTGATGTTCGCCCGGCTGAAGGTCGCCTCGCTGGTCGGGTTCGTCATCGCCCTACCGGTCACCGTCTACGAGTCGTATCTGTTCATGCGCCCCGGCCTCTACCCCCGCGAGCGCCGCTACTACCTCGCGTCCGTCCCGACGAGTCTGGTCCTCGCCGGCGTCGGCATCCTCTTCGCGTACCTGCTCGTCCTCCCGACGCTGTTCGTCTACTTCACCGGCTACACCGCACAGGCCGCCGAGGTCACCTTCAGCCTCACCGAGACGTTCAACCTCATCGTGATGATGCTGGGCTTTTTCGCACTGGTCTTCCAGATCCCGCTGCTCATCATGCTCGCGGTGATGATGGGCGTCACCTCCCGCGCGTGGCTGGCCGCCCGCCGCATCTACTTCTGGGGCGGGTTCGCCACCGTCGCCTTCCTCTTCAGCCCGGACCCGACCGGCATGGCGCCCATCCTCGTCGCCGCGACGATGATCGTCCTCTTCGAGGGCACCCTGCTCCTGCTGTACTGGACCGGCGAGGCCGCGGGGGTCACGGCCGAAGACCTCGCCGCTCGACGGCCGTTCGTCTGGCTCGGCGCTCTCGTCGTCGGCTACGTCGTCTCCACCGCGCCGCTGCCGAGCGGCTACTACGACCAGTTGCCCGCGGCGTTCACGTCGATACTCGCCGACCTGAGCGCCACCCGGTTGACGCCGCTCGTCATCGGCCTCGGCCTCGTCGCCGTCTACGAGGCGGTCCTCTACCTCGACCGGAACGTGGGCGGGCGGTCGAGCGTCTACAGCTACCTCGCCCGCGGTCGCGTCGCCGTCTGGCCGCTCTCGCTGTTCGTCGGCTACCTCGGCAGCCCCGACCCCGCGCTCCTCCAGCGGATCGACGCCGTCGACCTCTCGACGGCGGAGTCGGCCGGCGTCGTCGTCGGGCTGATCGTCACCTACGAGTTCCTCCTCGTGGTCGTCGACTGGATCGAGAACCGCGGATGA
- a CDS encoding histidine phosphatase family protein, which produces MTGRVLLVRHGETTWNRAGRIQGWADATLTETGREQARAVGSRLVDSHGVDRLVVSDLKRTLETADVLRAVGVGADPERARAWRERNFGELQGLTRTAIASRHPEYHRGGSLLSVRSVAGGESLSAFETRVREGWNRLVDGLGENETAAVVTHGGPIRAVLAAVSDRELATLASEFSPANCGLTEIELSASGPEVVGRDGTDHLPV; this is translated from the coding sequence GTGACCGGGCGGGTGCTGTTGGTCCGCCACGGCGAGACCACCTGGAACCGCGCCGGCCGGATCCAGGGGTGGGCCGACGCCACGCTCACCGAGACGGGCCGCGAACAGGCCCGTGCGGTCGGGTCGCGTCTGGTCGACTCCCACGGCGTCGACCGACTCGTGGTCTCGGATCTGAAGCGGACGCTGGAGACCGCCGACGTGCTTCGGGCGGTCGGCGTCGGGGCCGACCCCGAGCGCGCCCGCGCCTGGCGCGAGCGGAACTTCGGCGAGCTACAGGGGCTCACCCGGACCGCCATCGCGAGCCGTCACCCCGAGTACCACCGCGGCGGGTCGCTGCTGAGCGTGCGCTCCGTGGCGGGCGGCGAGTCGCTCTCGGCGTTCGAGACCCGGGTCCGCGAGGGCTGGAACCGGCTGGTCGACGGACTGGGTGAGAACGAGACCGCGGCGGTCGTCACCCACGGCGGGCCGATCCGGGCGGTGTTGGCGGCTGTGAGCGACCGCGAGTTGGCGACGCTCGCCTCGGAGTTCTCGCCCGCGAACTGCGGGCTGACGGAGATCGAACTGTCGGCGTCGGGCCCCGAGGTCGTCGGCCGGGACGGCACCGACCACCTCCCGGTCTAG
- a CDS encoding GTP-dependent dephospho-CoA kinase family protein: MTVVLELQSALRSELKDPFGPVSTDTAAVLDAAGDPLVAVGDIVTYHILDAGRVPDLAFVDERTERAAVDDEVSAGIEDDRFDRVRAIDNPPGTLTAALLSALDDALASGERTLVRVDGEEDLAALPAIAAAPDGASVCYGQPGEGVVHVTVDTDTRERVVDLLGRMDGDSARAFAALGLDAD, encoded by the coding sequence GTGACCGTCGTCCTCGAACTCCAGTCCGCGCTCCGCTCGGAGCTCAAAGACCCCTTCGGGCCCGTGTCCACCGACACGGCCGCCGTTCTCGACGCCGCCGGCGACCCGCTCGTCGCCGTCGGCGACATCGTCACCTACCACATCCTCGACGCGGGCCGGGTGCCCGACCTCGCGTTCGTCGACGAGCGCACCGAGCGCGCCGCCGTCGACGACGAGGTCAGCGCCGGGATCGAGGACGACCGCTTCGACCGCGTCCGCGCCATCGACAACCCGCCCGGGACGCTCACCGCCGCGCTGCTTTCGGCGCTCGACGACGCGCTCGCGTCCGGCGAGCGGACGCTCGTCCGCGTCGACGGCGAGGAGGACCTGGCCGCCCTGCCCGCTATCGCCGCGGCGCCAGACGGCGCCAGTGTCTGCTACGGCCAGCCCGGCGAGGGCGTCGTCCACGTCACCGTCGACACCGACACCCGCGAGCGCGTCGTCGACCTCCTCGGCCGGATGGACGGGGACTCAGCCCGCGCGTTCGCCGCGCTCGGCCTCGACGCGGACTGA
- the spt4 gene encoding transcription elongation factor subunit Spt4, producing MADRLVCRECHRVQDSEEAETCVSCGSSSLTEDWAGFVVITHPDRSEIAEEMGVTEAGRYALKVR from the coding sequence ATGGCCGACCGACTGGTCTGTCGCGAGTGCCACCGCGTGCAGGACTCCGAGGAGGCCGAGACCTGCGTCTCCTGCGGGTCGTCGTCGCTCACGGAGGACTGGGCGGGCTTCGTCGTCATCACGCACCCCGACCGCAGCGAGATCGCCGAGGAGATGGGCGTCACCGAGGCCGGCCGGTACGCGCTGAAGGTCCGCTAA
- a CDS encoding DNA-directed RNA polymerase: MYKRVTLRDTVEVPPAHLAEVTPGLVKRLLQDKLEGRMDEDVGSVVSVIDVDDIGEGAVVPGQEGVYFTAEFDALTFDPQMQEVVDGEIVEVVNFGAFVGIGPVDGLLHVSQISDEYLAYDEEGQMLSSRDSNRTLGVGDAVRARIVTKSIDERNPRDSKIGLTAKQVGLGKHGWLEEDRQKREPTTEAGED, encoded by the coding sequence ATGTACAAACGGGTTACACTCCGCGACACGGTCGAAGTGCCGCCGGCGCACCTGGCCGAGGTGACGCCGGGGCTGGTCAAACGGCTCCTGCAGGACAAGCTCGAGGGACGGATGGACGAAGACGTGGGCTCGGTCGTCTCCGTGATCGACGTCGACGACATCGGCGAGGGGGCGGTCGTCCCCGGACAGGAGGGCGTCTACTTCACCGCCGAGTTCGACGCGCTGACCTTCGATCCGCAGATGCAGGAGGTCGTCGACGGGGAGATCGTCGAGGTCGTCAACTTCGGCGCCTTCGTCGGGATCGGCCCCGTCGACGGTCTGCTGCACGTCTCGCAGATCTCCGACGAGTACCTCGCCTACGACGAGGAGGGCCAGATGCTCTCCTCGCGGGACTCGAATCGCACCCTCGGTGTCGGCGACGCCGTCCGGGCGCGCATCGTCACCAAGAGCATCGACGAGCGCAACCCCCGGGACTCGAAGATCGGCCTCACCGCGAAACAGGTCGGCCTCGGCAAGCACGGCTGGCTCGAAGAGGACCGCCAGAAGCGCGAGCCCACGACGGAAGCGGGTGAGGACTGA
- a CDS encoding PIN domain-containing protein, translating into MSVVMDTNALMMPVECDVRVFEELERLLGGSDLLVPEAVRDELAKLADGRGEEATAASVGLDLAADRCESVGHEEGYADDAVVEVAGREGVTHAVTNDGPLKRRLLDAGVPVVSLRAENKLTVTQP; encoded by the coding sequence ATGAGCGTCGTCATGGACACGAACGCACTGATGATGCCCGTCGAATGCGACGTTCGCGTGTTCGAGGAGCTGGAGCGGCTGCTCGGTGGGTCCGATCTGTTGGTCCCCGAGGCGGTCCGCGACGAGCTCGCGAAGCTCGCCGACGGGCGGGGCGAAGAGGCGACGGCGGCCAGCGTCGGGCTGGATCTCGCGGCCGACCGCTGTGAGTCGGTCGGCCACGAGGAGGGCTACGCCGACGACGCGGTGGTCGAAGTCGCCGGGCGCGAGGGCGTCACGCACGCGGTCACGAACGACGGTCCGCTCAAGCGCCGGCTGCTCGACGCCGGCGTTCCGGTAGTTAGTTTACGGGCCGAGAACAAACTCACAGTCACTCAACCATAA
- a CDS encoding translation initiation factor IF-2 subunit gamma, which produces MTTNTQPEVNIGLVGHVDHGKTTLVQALSGEWTDQHSEEMKRGISIRLGYADATFRQCPEGEVPDAYTVDETCGEHDTETDVLRTVSFVDAPGHETLMATMLSGAAIMDGAVLVVSANEDVPQAQTEEHLMALDIIGIDNIVVAQNKIDLVDAEQARENYQQIQEFVEGTVAEDAPIVPISAGQGVNMDLLIDAVEREIPTPDRDPDADAEMLVARSFDINRPGTTWDSLLGGVLGGSLVEGELEADDEIQLRPGREVEEGGQSEWQPVETTVRSLQAGGDTVETATPGGLLGVGTGLDPAITKGDALAGQVAGPPGTLPPTHEQFTMDVDLLDRIVGENASDVEEISTGEPLMMTIGTATTVGSVTSARGGEAEVALQRPVCAREGAKIAINRRLGGRWRLIGIGTLRE; this is translated from the coding sequence ATGACGACGAACACACAACCGGAGGTGAACATCGGACTCGTCGGTCACGTCGACCACGGCAAGACGACGCTGGTGCAAGCTCTGTCGGGCGAATGGACGGACCAACACTCCGAAGAGATGAAACGCGGGATCTCGATCCGCCTCGGCTACGCCGACGCGACGTTCCGGCAGTGTCCGGAGGGGGAGGTCCCCGACGCGTACACCGTCGACGAGACCTGCGGCGAGCACGATACGGAGACGGACGTGCTGCGCACGGTCTCGTTCGTGGACGCGCCGGGTCACGAGACGCTGATGGCGACGATGCTCTCCGGTGCGGCGATCATGGACGGCGCGGTGCTGGTGGTCAGCGCCAACGAGGACGTCCCACAGGCACAGACCGAGGAACACCTGATGGCGCTGGACATCATCGGCATCGACAACATCGTCGTCGCCCAGAACAAGATCGACCTGGTCGACGCCGAGCAGGCCCGCGAGAACTACCAGCAGATCCAGGAGTTCGTCGAGGGAACCGTCGCCGAGGACGCTCCCATCGTCCCGATCAGCGCCGGACAGGGCGTCAACATGGATCTCCTCATCGACGCCGTCGAGCGGGAGATCCCGACGCCCGATCGGGACCCCGACGCGGACGCGGAGATGCTCGTCGCCCGCAGCTTCGACATCAACCGCCCGGGGACGACCTGGGACTCGCTTTTGGGCGGCGTCCTCGGCGGGTCGCTCGTCGAGGGCGAACTCGAGGCCGACGACGAGATCCAGCTCCGCCCCGGCCGCGAGGTCGAGGAGGGCGGCCAGTCCGAGTGGCAGCCCGTCGAGACGACCGTCAGGTCGCTGCAAGCGGGCGGCGACACCGTCGAGACGGCCACGCCCGGCGGCCTGCTGGGCGTCGGCACGGGACTCGACCCCGCCATCACGAAGGGCGACGCGCTCGCCGGGCAGGTCGCGGGACCGCCGGGGACGCTGCCGCCGACCCACGAGCAGTTCACGATGGACGTCGATCTCCTGGACCGCATCGTCGGCGAGAACGCCAGCGACGTCGAGGAGATCTCGACGGGCGAGCCGCTGATGATGACCATCGGCACGGCCACGACGGTCGGGTCGGTCACCAGCGCCCGGGGCGGCGAGGCCGAGGTCGCGCTCCAGCGACCGGTCTGCGCCCGCGAGGGCGCGAAGATCGCCATCAACCGACGGCTGGGCGGCCGCTGGCGGCTCATCGGCATCGGCACGCTGCGGGAATGA
- a CDS encoding response regulator codes for MCASRESGPRYRSTGCCETRTVLVVDDDPDLTALAGAYLGRIDDVAVRTATDANDALARVDETVDCVVSDYEMPGMDGLALLDAVDAAHPDVDLVLFTGAAEDGLAERARERGAEFVRKGVSAGGFDGLVAAVEDALDD; via the coding sequence ATGTGTGCATCGCGTGAGTCGGGGCCCCGCTACCGGTCGACGGGATGCTGTGAGACGCGCACGGTACTGGTCGTCGACGACGACCCGGATCTGACGGCGCTGGCGGGCGCCTATCTGGGTCGGATCGACGACGTAGCCGTCCGGACGGCGACCGACGCGAACGACGCGCTCGCCCGGGTCGACGAGACGGTCGACTGCGTGGTGAGCGACTACGAGATGCCCGGCATGGACGGGCTCGCGCTGCTCGACGCCGTCGACGCGGCCCACCCGGACGTGGACCTGGTGCTGTTCACCGGCGCGGCGGAGGACGGTCTCGCCGAGCGCGCTCGCGAGCGGGGCGCGGAGTTCGTCCGGAAAGGCGTCTCGGCGGGGGGGTTCGACGGTCTGGTCGCGGCCGTCGAGGACGCGCTCGACGACTGA
- a CDS encoding winged helix-turn-helix domain-containing protein — protein sequence MSGASDEAGEEGDAAEVDPAEAFGVVANETRLDILEALWRADDRPVSFSALHDDVAMRDSAQFNYHLQQLTDQFVAKSDEGYDLRHAGAQVVRAVRAGTFTRTPDVDPFAVEGACTRCGGGLEARYADEQFRVDCVDCGKSHGEYEFPPGGLVDRTDAEIATAFDERVRHLHCLAADGVCPACAGRIHTEIVRGGDCCLDVALRVEHVCERCRNELCSPVGLVLLDESVVSAFYEDHGIDLSSRPYWTLPWCVDDEYTTVESVDPWRVTVEIPLADDRLTVTLDGDLDVVDSQCHSCEG from the coding sequence ATGAGCGGAGCCAGCGACGAGGCCGGCGAAGAGGGCGACGCCGCCGAGGTCGACCCCGCGGAGGCGTTCGGCGTCGTCGCCAACGAGACCCGTCTGGACATCCTGGAGGCGCTGTGGCGCGCCGACGACCGCCCCGTGAGCTTCTCGGCGCTGCACGACGACGTGGCGATGCGAGACAGCGCGCAGTTCAACTACCACCTCCAGCAGCTCACCGACCAGTTCGTCGCGAAATCCGACGAGGGCTACGACCTGCGCCACGCCGGCGCCCAGGTCGTCCGCGCGGTCCGCGCGGGCACGTTCACCCGCACGCCGGACGTCGACCCCTTCGCGGTCGAGGGCGCCTGCACCCGCTGTGGCGGCGGCCTCGAAGCCCGCTACGCCGACGAGCAGTTCCGCGTCGACTGCGTCGACTGCGGGAAGTCCCACGGCGAGTACGAGTTCCCGCCCGGCGGACTGGTCGACCGCACCGACGCGGAGATCGCGACCGCCTTCGACGAGCGGGTCCGCCACCTTCACTGTCTCGCGGCCGACGGCGTCTGCCCCGCCTGCGCCGGCCGCATCCACACCGAGATCGTCCGCGGTGGCGACTGCTGTCTCGACGTCGCCCTGCGCGTCGAACACGTCTGCGAGCGCTGTCGCAACGAACTCTGTTCGCCGGTAGGGCTCGTCCTGCTGGACGAATCGGTGGTCTCGGCGTTCTACGAGGACCACGGTATCGATCTGTCCTCGCGTCCGTACTGGACGCTCCCGTGGTGCGTCGACGACGAGTACACGACCGTCGAGAGCGTCGACCCCTGGCGGGTCACCGTCGAGATCCCGCTGGCCGACGACCGCCTGACGGTCACGCTGGACGGCGACCTCGACGTGGTCGACAGCCAGTGCCACTCCTGCGAGGGGTGA
- a CDS encoding DUF7287 family protein — translation MVDRERRQAGESPGGGSRLGAADRGQTLHDYTVGISLFIITVSTVLVGLFGFVGPLSTGVGSEEVSQSERISTALVQNLSTGRQPNELRAGLLTTALSRPETQLRTRWGLERSTRFNVTFTTLNGSRIVTGGGTKLAAGSNYEGNAAGSTARIVQFDDGTCRPACRLTVRTW, via the coding sequence ATGGTGGATCGCGAACGGAGACAGGCGGGGGAATCGCCGGGAGGGGGGTCGCGACTCGGGGCGGCCGACCGGGGGCAGACACTGCACGATTACACGGTCGGTATCAGTCTGTTCATCATCACCGTCAGCACCGTGCTCGTCGGGCTGTTCGGCTTCGTCGGCCCGCTGTCGACGGGCGTGGGGAGCGAGGAGGTCTCGCAGTCCGAACGGATCTCGACGGCGCTGGTCCAGAACCTCTCGACCGGCCGGCAGCCGAACGAACTGCGGGCCGGCCTGTTGACGACGGCCCTCTCGCGCCCGGAGACGCAGTTGCGGACGCGATGGGGACTCGAACGGTCGACGCGGTTCAACGTCACGTTCACGACGCTGAACGGGAGTCGGATCGTGACCGGCGGCGGGACGAAGCTCGCGGCCGGTTCGAACTACGAGGGGAACGCGGCCGGCTCCACCGCCCGGATCGTACAGTTCGACGACGGAACCTGTCGACCGGCGTGTCGGCTCACCGTGAGGACGTGGTAA
- a CDS encoding DUF7288 family protein: MFDDARGQAFTLEGLAASLVLLGALLFALQAVVVTPTTSGDVDQSSQVDLRQQADDILLLSARSDDTDLSSLVRNWSQSQRTFAGAVNPRIGYGPEPLPGRVGVMLNRTFTQRSHFFNLEITYRPGDLGNETESIPVAYRGEPSDDAVSASYTVTLYDNQTLTAPNVSRNVELWQYDTNATNSADGYYPIPNAVEGPIYNVVEVRIVVW; this comes from the coding sequence GTGTTCGACGACGCGCGCGGACAGGCGTTCACGCTCGAAGGGCTCGCGGCGTCGCTCGTGTTGCTCGGCGCGCTGCTCTTCGCGCTCCAGGCGGTCGTCGTGACCCCGACCACCAGCGGCGATGTCGACCAGTCCAGTCAGGTCGACCTCCGGCAACAGGCCGACGACATCCTCCTGTTGAGCGCCCGCTCCGACGACACGGACCTCTCGTCGCTCGTCCGCAACTGGTCTCAGAGCCAGCGGACGTTCGCCGGTGCCGTCAACCCCCGGATCGGGTACGGTCCGGAGCCGCTCCCCGGGAGAGTCGGGGTCATGCTGAACCGGACGTTCACCCAGCGGTCGCACTTCTTCAACCTCGAGATCACGTACCGCCCCGGTGACCTCGGGAACGAGACCGAGTCCATCCCGGTGGCCTACCGCGGCGAACCGTCCGACGACGCCGTCTCAGCGAGCTACACCGTCACGCTCTACGACAACCAGACGCTGACCGCGCCCAACGTGTCGCGAAACGTCGAGCTCTGGCAGTACGACACGAACGCCACGAACAGCGCGGACGGCTACTACCCGATCCCCAACGCCGTCGAGGGACCGATCTACAACGTGGTGGAGGTGCGCATCGTCGTATGGTGA